A region from the Stutzerimonas stutzeri genome encodes:
- the msrP gene encoding protein-methionine-sulfoxide reductase catalytic subunit MsrP: MLIKTPRRSDCCESQVTPESLYLNRRQLLQGAALSVAAAGFPSLGLAAEGRYEGVDAVDAPAWFDAKLGDTKWQATVVEGEAITPYRDATHYNNFYEFGPDKGDPAAHATKLVTEPWTVMVDGEVAKPGRYSVEDLLAPSRLEERIYRLRCVEAWSMVIPWLGFPLAELIRRLEPTSKAKFVRFETLVRPEQMPGMRTGFSLIDWPYVEGLRMDEAMHPLTVMAVGMYGRILPNQNGAPLRLVVPWKYGFKSIKSIVRISFVEDQPATTWQTMAPREYGFYANVNPDVSHPRWSQAKERRLPGSLFSPNVRETLLFNGYADEVSNLYAGMDLSKEY; encoded by the coding sequence ATGCTTATCAAGACTCCTCGGCGCAGCGACTGCTGCGAATCGCAGGTAACCCCTGAATCGCTCTATCTGAATCGCCGACAACTGCTGCAGGGCGCTGCGTTATCCGTGGCTGCTGCCGGGTTTCCGTCGCTGGGGTTGGCGGCTGAGGGGCGTTACGAGGGTGTCGACGCCGTCGATGCTCCCGCTTGGTTCGATGCCAAGCTTGGCGACACGAAGTGGCAGGCCACCGTTGTTGAAGGGGAGGCCATCACGCCGTATCGGGATGCCACTCACTACAACAACTTCTATGAATTCGGCCCGGATAAAGGCGATCCCGCTGCCCACGCAACGAAACTCGTGACCGAACCCTGGACTGTCATGGTTGATGGCGAAGTGGCGAAGCCGGGACGCTACTCCGTAGAGGATTTACTTGCGCCGAGCCGGCTCGAAGAGCGCATTTACCGTTTGCGGTGTGTTGAGGCGTGGTCGATGGTGATTCCATGGTTGGGCTTTCCTCTGGCTGAGTTGATTCGCCGCCTCGAGCCCACATCGAAAGCCAAGTTCGTGCGCTTCGAGACCTTGGTACGGCCCGAGCAGATGCCTGGCATGCGTACCGGCTTTTCGCTCATCGATTGGCCCTATGTCGAGGGTCTTCGGATGGACGAAGCGATGCATCCGTTGACGGTGATGGCGGTCGGTATGTATGGCCGCATCCTTCCAAACCAGAACGGTGCACCGCTTCGTTTGGTTGTGCCATGGAAGTATGGGTTCAAGAGCATCAAATCGATCGTGCGCATCAGTTTCGTGGAAGATCAGCCAGCGACCACCTGGCAGACCATGGCCCCTCGAGAGTACGGGTTTTATGCCAACGTCAATCCTGACGTATCCCATCCACGTTGGTCGCAGGCGAAGGAGCGGCGGCTACCCGGCAGCTTGTTCAGCCCTAACGTGAGGGAGACACTGCTATTCAACGGTTACGCCGATGAGGTCTCGAATCTCTATGCCGGAATGGATCTGAGTAAGGAATATTGA
- the ilvN gene encoding acetolactate synthase small subunit produces the protein MRHIISLLMENEPGALSRVVGLFSQRNYNIESLTVAPTEDPTLSRLTLTTAGHDEVIEQITKNLNKLIEVVKLVDLSESAHIERELMLIKVKATGAQRAEVKRTTDIFRGQIVDVTANVYTIQLAGTTDKLDSFIQAVGTASILEVVRSGVTGISRGDKVLSI, from the coding sequence ATGAGACACATCATTTCCCTGCTGATGGAAAACGAACCGGGTGCCCTGTCGCGTGTGGTTGGCCTGTTCTCGCAGCGTAACTACAACATCGAAAGCCTGACCGTTGCGCCGACAGAAGATCCAACCCTGTCGCGCCTGACCTTGACCACCGCTGGCCACGACGAGGTGATCGAACAGATCACCAAAAACCTCAACAAGCTGATCGAGGTAGTCAAGCTGGTGGACCTGTCGGAAAGCGCTCACATCGAGCGCGAGCTGATGCTGATCAAGGTGAAGGCCACCGGCGCGCAGCGTGCCGAGGTCAAGCGCACCACGGACATTTTCCGCGGCCAGATCGTCGACGTGACGGCCAACGTGTACACCATCCAGCTCGCCGGTACGACCGACAAACTGGACAGTTTCATCCAGGCCGTCGGTACCGCATCGATCCTGGAAGTGGTGCGCAGCGGTGTCACCGGAATTTCCCGCGGCGACAAAGTGCTGAGTATTTAA
- a CDS encoding acetolactate synthase 3 large subunit: protein MELLSGAEMVVRFLRDEGVKYIYGYPGGALLHIYDALFKEKEVTHILVRHEQAATHMADGYARATGKAGVVLVTSGPGATNAITGIATAYMDSIPMVVISGQVASNMVGTDAFQETDMIGISRPIVKHSFMIKHPSEIPEVMKKAFYLAQSGRPGPVVVDIPKDMTNPAEKFEYVYPKKAKLRSYSPAVRGHSGQIRKAAELLLAAKRPIIYAGGGVVMGGASSQLTELAKMLNLPVTNTLMGLGCYPGSDRQFVGMLGMHGSYTANLAMHHSDVILAVGARFDDRVINGATKFCPNAKIIHIDIDPASISKTIKADIPIVGPVDSVLTEMVAIVKEIGQAPNADTVASWWKQIEEWRGNRGLFPYDKGDGTIIKPQAVIETLCEVTKGEAYVASDVGQHQMFASQYYRFDKPNRWLNSGGLGTMGFGFPAAMGAKLNFPEADVACVTGEGSIQMNIQELSTCLQYDLPVKIINLNNGALGMVRQWQDMQYNSRYSHSYMESLPDFVKLVEAYGHVGMRITDLKDLKPKMEEAFAMKDRLVFLDIAVDTSEHVYPMQIKDGAMRDMWLSKTERT, encoded by the coding sequence GTGGAACTTTTATCCGGCGCTGAAATGGTCGTCCGCTTCTTGCGAGACGAAGGCGTTAAGTACATCTATGGCTATCCGGGCGGCGCCTTGCTGCACATCTACGATGCGCTGTTCAAGGAAAAGGAAGTCACGCACATCCTCGTCCGGCATGAGCAAGCCGCTACCCACATGGCTGACGGTTATGCCCGCGCGACGGGAAAAGCCGGCGTCGTTCTGGTCACTTCGGGGCCAGGCGCTACCAACGCCATCACCGGCATCGCCACCGCTTACATGGATTCGATTCCGATGGTGGTGATTTCCGGCCAGGTCGCCAGCAACATGGTCGGTACCGATGCCTTCCAGGAAACCGACATGATCGGTATTTCCCGCCCCATCGTTAAGCACAGCTTCATGATCAAGCATCCTTCGGAAATCCCCGAAGTGATGAAGAAGGCGTTCTACCTGGCGCAATCCGGTCGCCCTGGGCCGGTGGTTGTGGACATTCCGAAGGACATGACCAACCCTGCCGAGAAGTTCGAGTACGTCTATCCGAAAAAAGCCAAGCTGCGTTCTTATAGCCCGGCCGTTCGTGGACATTCTGGACAGATCCGCAAGGCCGCTGAGCTACTGCTGGCAGCCAAGCGCCCGATCATCTATGCCGGTGGCGGCGTGGTCATGGGAGGCGCGTCTTCACAGCTCACCGAGTTGGCCAAGATGCTCAACCTGCCGGTGACCAACACGTTGATGGGCCTGGGCTGCTATCCAGGCAGCGATCGTCAGTTCGTCGGCATGCTCGGTATGCATGGCAGCTATACCGCGAACCTGGCGATGCATCACTCCGATGTGATTCTGGCGGTCGGCGCGCGCTTCGATGATCGAGTGATCAACGGCGCGACCAAGTTCTGCCCGAATGCAAAGATCATCCATATCGACATCGATCCTGCGTCGATCTCCAAAACCATCAAGGCCGACATTCCGATCGTTGGTCCGGTGGACAGTGTGCTGACCGAAATGGTCGCCATCGTTAAAGAGATTGGTCAGGCGCCGAACGCGGATACCGTTGCCAGCTGGTGGAAGCAGATCGAGGAGTGGCGGGGTAATCGCGGTCTGTTCCCGTACGACAAGGGTGACGGCACCATCATCAAGCCGCAGGCCGTTATCGAAACCCTGTGCGAAGTCACCAAGGGTGAGGCTTACGTGGCCTCCGATGTCGGTCAGCATCAGATGTTCGCGTCTCAGTACTACCGGTTCGACAAGCCCAACCGTTGGTTGAATTCCGGCGGTCTCGGCACCATGGGCTTCGGCTTCCCGGCCGCGATGGGCGCGAAGCTCAACTTCCCCGAGGCCGACGTTGCCTGCGTGACGGGCGAAGGCAGCATCCAGATGAATATCCAGGAGCTGTCGACCTGCCTGCAGTACGACCTTCCGGTGAAGATCATCAACCTCAACAACGGTGCGTTGGGCATGGTTCGCCAATGGCAGGACATGCAATACAACAGCCGCTACTCGCACTCCTACATGGAGTCCCTGCCGGACTTCGTCAAGCTGGTCGAAGCCTATGGGCATGTGGGAATGCGCATCACCGACCTGAAAGATCTCAAGCCGAAGATGGAAGAGGCCTTCGCCATGAAGGATCGACTGGTCTTCCTCGATATTGCCGTCGATACCAGCGAGCACGTCTATCCCATGCAGATCAAAGACGGCGCGATGCGCGACATGTGGCTCAGCAAGACGGAGCGGACCTGA
- a CDS encoding YqcC family protein, with the protein MDPRVAELADQLLLIERELRVHALWDAFPPNPHALSSQEPFCVDTLSFEQWLQWIFLPRMKSILEQGETLPAVSGILAMAEVVYQGRSQQMAGLLQALETFDVLISRG; encoded by the coding sequence ATGGACCCTCGTGTCGCGGAACTGGCCGATCAGCTGCTCTTGATCGAGCGTGAGCTGCGAGTACATGCGCTCTGGGACGCGTTCCCACCGAACCCCCATGCGCTCTCCAGCCAGGAGCCGTTCTGCGTCGACACGTTATCGTTCGAGCAGTGGCTCCAATGGATTTTTCTGCCTCGCATGAAAAGTATCCTGGAGCAGGGCGAGACACTGCCGGCCGTCTCGGGAATCCTGGCGATGGCGGAAGTCGTCTATCAGGGCCGGTCGCAGCAAATGGCCGGCCTGTTGCAGGCGCTGGAAACGTTCGACGTGCTGATCAGTCGCGGCTAG
- a CDS encoding tetratricopeptide repeat protein translates to MMVAVAALLLQGCATVKRGAIPVVDSGAPVSEEVSARQAYRTSTPAAPAARPAPEDSGVMVMVPQQNSEPLQTFAAPDAGFSGAPSPAPEAPTQWRAPQPTPAPAPSMPTGIPSNGNSSTLSADERLDGPVLALLTTAQQQQGGGDLNGAASSLERAQRIAPREPQVLYRLAQVRLAQGDAVQAEQLSRRGLSYASGRPALQASLWELIAQARERQGNAAGAAQARERAKVAM, encoded by the coding sequence ATGATGGTAGCTGTGGCCGCTCTGCTGCTGCAGGGTTGCGCGACGGTTAAACGAGGCGCGATCCCCGTCGTCGACTCCGGAGCGCCGGTGTCCGAGGAGGTATCGGCGCGGCAGGCCTATCGGACCTCGACCCCGGCAGCACCAGCGGCACGTCCTGCGCCCGAAGATTCTGGCGTGATGGTCATGGTGCCGCAGCAGAACTCCGAGCCGCTGCAAACCTTCGCGGCTCCGGATGCCGGCTTCTCGGGTGCGCCCAGCCCGGCCCCGGAGGCGCCCACGCAATGGCGCGCTCCGCAGCCGACGCCAGCTCCGGCCCCATCGATGCCGACCGGCATACCTTCTAATGGCAATAGCAGCACCCTGTCCGCAGACGAGCGGCTCGATGGGCCCGTACTGGCCCTGCTTACCACGGCCCAGCAGCAGCAAGGCGGCGGTGACCTGAACGGCGCCGCATCCAGCCTCGAGCGCGCCCAGCGAATTGCTCCTCGGGAGCCGCAGGTGCTCTACCGCCTGGCCCAAGTGCGCCTTGCTCAAGGCGATGCCGTTCAGGCCGAGCAGCTTTCCCGCCGAGGCCTGAGCTATGCCAGCGGCCGTCCCGCGTTGCAGGCGAGTCTCTGGGAGCTGATCGCCCAGGCGCGCGAGCGTCAAGGTAACGCGGCAGGCGCCGCACAGGCCCGTGAGCGGGCCAAGGTGGCGATGTGA
- the ilvC gene encoding ketol-acid reductoisomerase gives MKVFYDKDCDLSIIQGKKVAIIGYGSQGHAHACNLKDSGVDVTVGLRAGSPSVAKAEAHGLKVDDVATAVAAADLVMILTPDEFQGRLYRDEIEPNLKKGATLAFAHGFSIHYNQVVPRADLDVIMIAPKAPGHTVRSEFVKGGGIPDLIAIYQDASGNAKNVALSYASGVGGGRTGIIETTFKDETETDLFGEQAVLCGGCVELVKAGFETLVEAGYAPEMAYFECLHELKLIVDLMFEGGIANMNYSISNNAEYGEYVTGPEVINAESRAAMRNALKRIQDGEYAKMFITEGAANYPSMTAYRRNNAAHGIEVVGEKLRSMMPWIAANKIVDKSKN, from the coding sequence ATGAAAGTTTTCTACGATAAAGATTGTGACCTCTCCATCATCCAGGGCAAGAAGGTTGCGATCATCGGCTACGGCTCCCAGGGTCATGCTCACGCCTGCAACCTGAAGGATTCCGGCGTTGACGTCACCGTAGGTCTGCGCGCCGGCTCGCCGTCGGTTGCCAAGGCAGAAGCTCACGGCCTGAAAGTCGATGACGTTGCTACCGCTGTTGCGGCTGCCGATCTGGTCATGATCCTCACCCCGGACGAGTTCCAGGGCCGCCTGTACCGTGACGAGATCGAGCCGAACCTGAAGAAGGGCGCAACTCTGGCCTTCGCCCACGGTTTCTCGATCCATTACAACCAGGTCGTGCCGCGTGCTGACCTCGACGTGATCATGATTGCGCCGAAGGCGCCAGGTCACACCGTGCGCTCCGAGTTCGTCAAGGGTGGTGGCATTCCCGACCTGATCGCCATCTACCAGGATGCCTCCGGTAACGCCAAGAATGTTGCGCTGTCCTACGCCTCGGGTGTTGGCGGCGGTCGTACCGGCATCATCGAAACCACCTTCAAGGACGAAACCGAAACCGACCTGTTCGGTGAGCAGGCCGTTCTTTGCGGTGGTTGCGTCGAACTGGTCAAAGCCGGTTTCGAAACCTTGGTCGAAGCTGGCTACGCGCCGGAAATGGCCTATTTCGAGTGTCTGCACGAGCTGAAGCTGATCGTCGACCTGATGTTCGAAGGCGGCATCGCCAACATGAACTACTCGATCTCCAACAACGCCGAGTACGGTGAGTACGTGACTGGCCCTGAGGTCATCAACGCTGAATCTCGTGCTGCAATGCGCAATGCACTCAAGCGCATCCAGGACGGCGAGTACGCCAAGATGTTCATCACCGAAGGCGCTGCCAACTACCCGTCGATGACTGCCTATCGCCGCAACAATGCCGCTCATGGCATCGAAGTGGTCGGTGAAAAGCTGCGTTCCATGATGCCCTGGATCGCTGCCAACAAGATCGTCGATAAGAGCAAGAACTGA
- the mrcB gene encoding penicillin-binding protein 1B, whose translation MTKARSSRSRSKRRSGGSRPWLGWIIKLSIVALVILAGVAIYLDAVVQEKFSGKRWTIPATVYARPLELFVGQKLAKDDFLTELDALGYRREKTVSGPGSMSVAANAVEMHTRGFRFYEGAEESRRIRVRFSGDFVAGLTRADGGELPVARLEPVTIGGLYPAHNEDRILIKLDQAPPYLVDTLVAVEDRDFFDHFGVSLKSIARAVWVNLTAGEVRQGGSTLTQQLVKNFYLTNERSLSRKATEAMMAVLLELHYDKNEILEAYLNEVFLGQDGNRAIHGFGLASQYFFGRPLAELKVQHVALLVGMVKGPTYYNPRRHPERALERRNLVLELLEEQGVLDAEQAAAARKSPLDISPQGSLANSSYPAFLDLVKRQLREDYRDEDLTEEGLRVFTSFDPILQRKAESAMTETLKRLGKAADGVEGAMLVTNPETGELQAMLGSRQPRFAGFNRALDASRPIGSLIKPAIYLAALEKPSQYTLTSRLEDQPFSVKGADGQVWKPQNYGRTAHGTVYLYQALANSYNLSTARLGLELGVPHVLKTLERLGASPQWPAYPSMLLGAGALRPIEVAGIYQTLANGGFNTPLRAIRSVVAADGEPLNRYPFKIEQRFDAGAIYLTQYAMQRVMREGTGRSAYNYVPKSLTLAGKTGTTNDSRDSWFAGFSQDLLAVVWLGRDDNGKTSLTGATGALQIWADFMRRADPLPLQSALPDNVEMVWVDPQTGQSTSENCPGAMQVPYIRGSEPALGSGCGVQAPAESVMDWVRGWLQ comes from the coding sequence ATGACTAAAGCACGCTCCTCTCGTTCTCGCTCCAAGCGCCGTTCCGGTGGTTCCCGCCCCTGGCTGGGCTGGATCATCAAGCTATCCATTGTCGCCCTGGTGATACTCGCGGGCGTCGCCATTTATCTCGATGCCGTGGTGCAGGAGAAGTTTTCCGGCAAGCGCTGGACGATTCCCGCTACGGTTTATGCGCGCCCGCTCGAGCTATTCGTCGGGCAGAAGCTGGCCAAGGACGACTTCCTCACCGAGCTCGACGCGCTGGGATATCGCCGCGAGAAGACGGTCAGTGGACCGGGCAGCATGTCGGTGGCCGCCAATGCGGTTGAAATGCATACCCGCGGGTTCCGGTTTTACGAAGGAGCCGAGGAGTCACGGCGTATCCGAGTGCGCTTCTCCGGTGACTTCGTGGCCGGCCTGACACGCGCCGATGGCGGGGAGCTCCCTGTGGCTCGCCTCGAGCCGGTCACAATTGGCGGGCTTTATCCGGCGCACAACGAAGATCGGATCCTGATCAAGCTCGACCAGGCTCCGCCCTATCTGGTCGATACATTGGTGGCGGTCGAAGACCGGGACTTCTTCGATCATTTCGGTGTTTCGCTCAAATCCATCGCGCGCGCCGTTTGGGTCAATCTCACCGCCGGCGAAGTGCGTCAGGGTGGCAGCACGCTGACCCAGCAGTTGGTCAAGAACTTCTACCTGACCAACGAGCGCAGCCTCAGCCGAAAGGCGACCGAGGCAATGATGGCCGTACTGCTGGAACTGCACTACGACAAGAACGAAATTCTCGAGGCCTACCTCAACGAGGTGTTTCTCGGTCAGGATGGAAATCGGGCCATTCATGGCTTCGGTCTGGCGAGTCAGTATTTCTTCGGACGGCCATTGGCCGAGTTGAAGGTGCAACATGTTGCGCTGTTGGTCGGCATGGTGAAGGGACCGACCTATTACAACCCGCGCCGCCATCCGGAGCGGGCGCTGGAGCGTCGTAATCTGGTGCTCGAATTGCTGGAAGAGCAGGGTGTGCTGGACGCCGAGCAAGCTGCGGCGGCCCGCAAGTCGCCGCTCGACATTAGCCCTCAGGGCAGTCTGGCCAACAGTTCGTATCCGGCATTTCTCGACCTGGTCAAGCGCCAACTGCGTGAGGATTACCGTGATGAGGACCTGACGGAAGAAGGTCTGCGGGTGTTCACCAGCTTCGATCCGATCCTGCAGCGCAAAGCCGAAAGCGCCATGACCGAGACGCTGAAACGCCTCGGTAAAGCGGCTGACGGGGTCGAAGGCGCAATGCTAGTGACCAATCCGGAAACCGGTGAGCTGCAAGCGATGCTAGGTAGCCGCCAGCCGAGATTCGCCGGCTTCAATCGAGCGCTGGACGCGTCGCGTCCCATCGGTTCGCTGATAAAGCCGGCCATCTACCTGGCTGCGCTGGAGAAGCCCAGTCAGTACACGCTGACCAGTCGATTGGAAGACCAGCCATTCTCGGTCAAGGGGGCCGACGGCCAGGTCTGGAAGCCGCAGAATTACGGGCGCACCGCTCACGGCACCGTCTATCTCTATCAGGCGCTGGCCAACTCCTACAATCTGTCCACGGCGCGACTGGGGCTTGAGTTGGGTGTGCCTCATGTATTGAAGACGCTCGAACGCCTGGGCGCTTCGCCACAATGGCCGGCGTATCCTTCGATGCTTCTGGGGGCGGGCGCACTGCGGCCCATCGAAGTTGCCGGTATCTACCAGACGCTCGCCAATGGTGGATTCAATACCCCTCTGCGCGCTATTCGTAGTGTTGTGGCCGCTGACGGTGAGCCGCTCAACCGCTATCCGTTCAAGATCGAGCAGCGCTTCGATGCGGGTGCGATCTACCTGACTCAGTACGCCATGCAGCGCGTCATGCGCGAAGGTACCGGGCGCTCGGCCTACAATTACGTACCGAAGTCGCTGACGCTGGCAGGCAAGACCGGAACCACCAACGATTCGCGCGACAGCTGGTTCGCCGGGTTCAGCCAGGATCTGCTGGCGGTGGTCTGGCTGGGGCGCGACGATAACGGCAAGACCTCGCTGACCGGCGCCACCGGCGCCCTGCAGATCTGGGCCGACTTCATGCGTCGTGCTGACCCGCTACCACTGCAGAGCGCGCTTCCGGATAACGTCGAGATGGTCTGGGTGGATCCGCAAACGGGCCAGAGCACCTCGGAGAACTGCCCAGGCGCCATGCAGGTTCCCTACATCCGCGGGAGCGAGCCGGCGCTGGGGTCAGGCTGTGGCGTTCAGGCGCCTGCGGAATCGGTCATGGACTGGGTGCGTGGTTGGCTGCAGTGA
- the pssA gene encoding CDP-diacylglycerol--serine O-phosphatidyltransferase has protein sequence MSEHPEEPNKPVEPESLLPIDEHVEEIQDSEGRKVRHRGIYLLPNLFTTANLFAGFFCIITAINGNFYVAAATVFVAMVLDSLDGRVARLTNTQSAFGAEYDSLSDMVAFGLAPAVLAYEWALSGLGNVGLTVAFIYVACAALRLARFNTQIGKVDKRWFIGLASPAAAGVVAGSVWAVWALDEPGIRGVDLPIAVVMLFALLVALAGLLMVSNIKYYSFKDLDLKGRVPFVAILVVVLVFAVVFSDPPRILLLIFLAYAVSGPVQFLMRRRKRVES, from the coding sequence ATGAGTGAGCATCCCGAAGAGCCGAACAAGCCAGTCGAGCCGGAGAGCTTGCTGCCGATCGACGAGCATGTCGAAGAAATTCAGGATTCCGAGGGGCGCAAGGTGCGTCATCGCGGCATCTATCTGCTTCCCAATCTATTCACCACGGCCAATTTGTTCGCCGGTTTCTTCTGCATCATCACGGCGATCAACGGAAACTTCTACGTAGCCGCCGCCACGGTGTTCGTGGCGATGGTGCTCGACAGCCTGGATGGCCGAGTAGCGCGCCTGACCAACACCCAGAGCGCATTCGGTGCCGAGTACGACTCGCTGTCGGACATGGTCGCCTTCGGCCTGGCGCCTGCTGTGCTGGCCTACGAGTGGGCGCTGTCGGGGCTGGGCAATGTCGGGCTTACCGTCGCATTCATTTATGTAGCGTGCGCCGCGCTGCGTCTTGCGCGATTCAATACCCAGATCGGTAAAGTCGATAAGCGCTGGTTTATCGGTCTCGCCAGCCCTGCGGCCGCCGGTGTGGTCGCAGGCTCGGTGTGGGCTGTATGGGCGCTGGATGAACCCGGCATCCGCGGTGTGGATTTGCCTATCGCGGTGGTCATGCTGTTTGCCCTACTGGTGGCATTGGCAGGGTTGCTGATGGTCAGCAACATCAAGTACTACAGTTTCAAAGACCTCGATCTCAAAGGTCGGGTGCCCTTCGTAGCGATCCTGGTGGTAGTGCTGGTCTTCGCAGTCGTATTCAGCGATCCGCCGCGCATCCTGCTGTTGATATTTCTCGCTTATGCGGTGTCCGGGCCTGTGCAGTTCCTGATGCGCCGCCGCAAACGCGTCGAAAGTTGA
- a CDS encoding AAA family ATPase, with translation MSQALIAALQNPALYPHPVDGFRVIETHISWVILTGTYAYKLKKPVDFGFLNFTDLASRKHFCEEELRLNQRMAPDLYLRVVPITGSPDAPVIDGDGEPIEYLLQMREFPQTQLMAEVQARGELTDAHIDALAKQIARFHQNTPRVAAEHPLNSAEAIVAPMRQNFEQIRPLLSEQADLQQLDALHDWTETNIARLQPLLQQRAQQGFIRECHGDLHLGNATIIDGKVVLFDCIEFNEPFRLIDIASDAAFLAMDLEDRGLKCQARRFFNGWLERTGDYAALELLNLYKAYRALVRAKVSLFRLHQEQDPVQRRVILRQYRSYANLAESYSAIPSRFLAITHGVSAVGKSQVALRLVEALGAIRLRSDIERKRLHGEQSEPLADQLDAGIYSEQASEATYLRLHSLAGAALNAGFSVVIDATYLKQQYRQVAWQVAESTGVPFMILSCEAPDAVIEQWLTQRQAEGGDPSDATMAVIKAQQASREPLSESEQLLSRQIRTPEAGSLDNLVSVIRQRLPGL, from the coding sequence GTGAGCCAAGCATTGATTGCCGCGTTGCAAAATCCGGCCCTCTATCCCCATCCGGTCGACGGATTCAGGGTCATCGAAACCCATATCTCCTGGGTAATCCTGACCGGCACCTACGCCTACAAGCTCAAGAAGCCCGTGGACTTCGGCTTCCTCAACTTCACTGACCTGGCCTCCCGCAAGCATTTCTGCGAAGAAGAGCTACGCCTGAACCAGCGCATGGCGCCGGACCTGTATCTGCGTGTGGTGCCCATCACCGGCAGTCCCGACGCGCCGGTGATCGACGGTGACGGCGAGCCGATCGAATACCTGCTGCAAATGCGCGAGTTTCCGCAAACGCAATTGATGGCCGAAGTGCAGGCGCGCGGCGAACTGACCGACGCGCACATCGATGCCCTCGCCAAGCAAATCGCCCGGTTCCACCAGAACACGCCCCGGGTTGCAGCCGAGCATCCGCTGAACAGCGCAGAAGCGATCGTTGCCCCGATGCGCCAGAATTTCGAACAGATCCGTCCACTGCTCAGCGAACAAGCCGATCTGCAGCAACTCGACGCGCTGCATGACTGGACCGAAACGAACATCGCGCGCCTACAGCCGTTGTTGCAGCAGCGCGCCCAGCAGGGCTTCATCCGCGAATGCCATGGCGACCTGCACCTGGGTAACGCCACGATCATCGACGGCAAGGTGGTCCTGTTCGATTGCATCGAGTTCAACGAGCCCTTCCGCCTGATCGATATCGCTTCCGACGCCGCATTCCTGGCGATGGATCTGGAAGACCGCGGCTTGAAATGCCAGGCCCGGCGTTTCTTCAACGGCTGGCTGGAACGTACCGGCGACTATGCCGCACTGGAATTGCTCAACCTGTACAAAGCCTACAGAGCGCTGGTGCGTGCCAAGGTCAGCCTGTTCCGCCTGCATCAGGAGCAGGATCCGGTCCAACGCCGGGTGATCCTGCGACAGTACCGCAGCTACGCCAACCTGGCAGAAAGCTACAGCGCCATCCCGTCTCGTTTCCTGGCCATCACCCACGGCGTATCGGCGGTTGGCAAGAGCCAGGTTGCGCTGCGCCTGGTGGAGGCACTGGGCGCTATCAGGCTGCGTTCGGATATCGAGCGCAAGCGGTTGCACGGCGAGCAGAGCGAACCCCTGGCGGACCAGCTGGACGCCGGTATCTACAGCGAACAAGCCAGCGAAGCCACCTACCTGCGGCTGCATTCGCTGGCCGGAGCGGCGTTGAACGCCGGCTTCTCGGTGGTCATCGACGCAACCTATCTCAAGCAACAGTATCGTCAAGTGGCCTGGCAGGTAGCCGAATCGACCGGCGTGCCGTTCATGATTCTCAGCTGCGAAGCACCGGACGCTGTCATCGAGCAATGGTTGACCCAACGTCAGGCCGAAGGGGGCGACCCGTCCGACGCGACCATGGCCGTGATCAAGGCGCAACAGGCATCCCGCGAGCCGCTGAGCGAAAGCGAGCAGTTGCTCAGCCGGCAAATTCGCACGCCTGAAGCCGGCAGCCTCGACAATCTGGTCAGCGTCATCCGCCAACGGCTCCCCGGGCTCTAA
- a CDS encoding DUF4124 domain-containing protein, producing the protein MRLTILAGGLLLALSSSVMAGQIYKWVDAQGVTHFGAQPPQGQSVEAINTATPAPTPVAPEPAAADPSSETQQHEIDRKVKKQVAEQEAERQRYCVTLRTNLAQLQNNPRVRVEEEGEVRRLNEEERQARIKETQQKIADTCD; encoded by the coding sequence ATGCGTTTGACGATTCTTGCGGGCGGCTTGCTGCTCGCATTGAGCAGCAGTGTCATGGCTGGGCAGATTTACAAGTGGGTGGACGCGCAAGGCGTTACCCACTTCGGTGCGCAGCCGCCGCAGGGCCAGTCCGTCGAGGCGATCAATACCGCTACGCCAGCACCCACGCCCGTAGCCCCGGAGCCCGCTGCAGCCGACCCTTCGAGCGAGACGCAGCAGCACGAGATCGATCGCAAGGTGAAGAAACAGGTCGCCGAACAGGAAGCAGAACGGCAGCGCTACTGCGTCACGCTACGAACGAATCTGGCGCAACTGCAAAACAATCCGCGGGTGCGTGTGGAAGAGGAAGGTGAGGTGCGCCGCCTGAATGAAGAAGAGCGTCAGGCGCGCATCAAAGAAACCCAACAGAAAATCGCCGACACCTGCGACTGA